Proteins encoded in a region of the Drosophila busckii strain San Diego stock center, stock number 13000-0081.31 chromosome 2L, ASM1175060v1, whole genome shotgun sequence genome:
- the LOC108594450 gene encoding sarcosine dehydrogenase, mitochondrial produces the protein MWRMNLIKKAARQDVRQVVLRHQSAAAPELPAAADVVVIGGGSAGCHTLYHLAKRGVRAVLLERAQLTAGTTWHTAGLLWRLRPSDVDIALLANSRQMLRQLEAETDMDPGWIQNGGIFIAHNETRLDEYRRLATAGAALGIENQILSPQETQKLFPLLDPKAFIGALYSPGDGVMDPAMLCAALKKAASNKGAKVYEHCDVKEILVEQTSKGKKVVGVSTPFGNIRTEMVVNATGVWGRDLVAPLGTHLPLLPMKHAYIVSESIPGVRGLPNIRDHDYSTYFRIQGDAICMGGYEPNPILLDPVAKDFHFGLYELDWSVFETHVEGAHKLCPEYAKYGVKSTVCGPESFTPDHKPLMGPDPQVTGLMHNCGFNSAGMMFGGGCGEQLALWILNGQPDLPMFSFDLRRFTPKQGLDTKWIAEKSHESYVKNYSMVFKYDQPLAGRDFQKDPLHEEMLKANAFMEEKQGWERPGFFLQQPAAVLPYDWYGSYEHSRHVDSEYERVLEGDLKYNSFSDHHKLIGSEALACRNNAVVFNMSYFAKLLLTGPQAQKAADWLFNANTNREPSKTVYTCALNDAGGVEADVTISRLVSGSGMPHDPKFEGQGYYIVAGGASAYYTYSVLLGELRRKGFNVQLQDITSELGVISIQGPNSRRILQPLLDSELSDEQLAPNGTKLVQVGGVGARLLRVSFVGELGYELHVPKAQCPQVYQALMQAGSAQQLRNAGYRALYSLSSEKGYHLWSFDLRPDDTPLEAGLGFTCRKSGDYRGRAALERQREQGLKKRLVYLTLEDQMPIWGLEGVYRNGEPVGILRRAEYAYTLGKSLGQAYITRSDGQAVDAAYLKAGDYEVDILGKRYKAKCHLRSPFDPKGLRVLGNYEASE, from the exons ATGTGGCgtatgaatttaataaaaaaggcAGCGCGCCAGGATGTGCGGCAAGTAGTGCTGCGTCATCAAAGTGCGGCAGCGCCTGAGCTGCCCGCTGCGGCGGATGTGGTGGTCATAGGTGGTGGCTCCGCCGGCTGTCATACGCTGTATCATTTGGCCAAGCGTGGCGTGCGTGCGGTGCTGCTGGAGCGAGCACAGCTAACGGCTGGCACGACCTGGCACACGGCGGGTTTGTTGTGGCGTCTGCGTCCCAGCGATGTGGATATAGCGCTGTTGGCCAACTCGCGACAGATGCTGCGCCAGCTGGAGGCGGAGACAGACATGGATCCGGGTTGGATACAAAACGGTGGCATTTTCATAGCACACAATGAAACGCGTTTAGATGAGTACAGAAGATTGGCTACAGCCGGCGCTGCCTTGGGCATTGAGAATCAAATATTGAGTCCGCAAGAGACGCAGAAGCTGTTCCCGCTGCTCGATCCGAAGGCTTTCATTGGCGCGCTCTACTCGCCAGGCGATGGTGTCATGGATCCTGCCATGCTGTGCGCTGCTTTGAAGAAGGCTGCCAGCAATAAAGGCGCCAAGGTCTATGAGCACTGCGATGTTAAAGAAATATTAGTAGAGCAAACGTCCAAGGGCAAAAAGGTAGTGGGCGTGTCTACGCCTTTTGGCAATATACGTACTGAGATGGTGGTGAATGCTACGGGCGTGTGGGGACGTGATCTGGTGGCGCCTCTGGGCACAcatctgccgctgctgcccaTGAAGCACGCCTACATCGTCTCCGAGTCCATACCGGGTGTGCGTGGTCTGCCCAACATACGCGATCATGATTACTCCACGTACTTCCGCATACAAGGCGATGCTATTTGCATGGGCGGCTATGAGCCCAATCCTATACTGCTGGATCCTGTGGCCAAGGACTTTCATTTCGGGCTGTATGAGCTGGATTGGTCAGTGTTTGAAACGCATGTGGAGGGTGCGCACAAGCTGTGCCCAGAATATGCCAAGTATGGCGTGAAGAGCACAGTCTGCGGTCCGGAGTCCTTTACGCCGGATCACAAGCCGCTCATGGGCCCCGATCCGCAGGTAACTGGACTCATGCACAATTGTGGCTTCAACTCGGCGGGCATGATGTTCGGCGGTGGCTGTGGTGAGCAGCTCGCTCTTTGGATACTCAATGGACAGCCGGACTTGCCCATGTTCAGCTTCGACTTGCGTCGCTTTACTCCTAAGCAGGGCTTGGATACAAAGTGGATTGCGGAGAAGTCCCACGAGAGCTATGTTAAGAACTACAGCATGGTGTTCAAATACGATCAGCCGCTGGCAGGACGTGACTTCCAAAAGGATCCGCTGCATGAGGAAATGCTAAAGGCGAATGCGTTTATGGAGGAGAAACAAGGCTGGGAGCGTCCCGGCTTCTTCCTGCAGCAGCCGGCGGCAGTCCTGCCCTACGATTGGTATGGCAGCTATGAGCATAGTCGCCATGTGGACAGCGAGTATGAGCGCGTCCTGGAAGGCGATCTTAAGTACAACAGCTTCTCGGATCATCATAAGCTG ATTGGCTCCGAGGCTTTGGCTTGTCGTAACAATGCTGTGGTCTTCAACATGAGCTActttgccaagctgctgctgacgggTCCACAGGCCCAAAAGGCAGCCGATTGGTTGTTCAATGCCAATACCAATCGCGAGCCCAGCAA AACTGTTTATACCTGCGCATTGAACGATGCTGGCGGCGTGGAGGCGGATGTAACCATCAGCCGTCTTGTCTCTGGTTCGGGTATGCCGCATGATCCCAAGTTTGAGGGCCAGGGCTATTATATCGTAGCTGGTGGTGCCTCTGCCTATTACACTTATAGCGTGCTGCTGGGTGAGCTGCGTCGCAAGGGCTTCAATGTGCAGCTGCAGGACATTACCAGCGAACTGGGCGTCATCTCCATACAGGGACCCAACAGTCGTCGCATATTGCAGCCGCTGCTGGACAGCGAACTCAGCGATGAGCAGCTGGCTCCAAATGGCACCAAGCTGGTGCAAGTGGGTGGCGTGGGAGCGCGTCTATTGCGTGTGAGCTTTGTAGGCGAACTGGGCTATGAGCTGCATGTGCCCAAGGCGCAGTGTCCACAGGTCTATCAGGCGCTGATGCAGGCGGGAtcggcgcagcagctgcgcaacgCTGGATATCGTGCGCTCTATTCGCTCAGCTCGGAGAAGGGCTATCATCTGTGGAGCTTTGATCTGCGTCCGGACGATACGCCACTGGAGGCTGGTTTGGGTTTCACTTGCCGCAAGTCTGGCGATTATCGCGGACGCGCTGCTCTAGAGCGTCAACGTGAGCAGGGCCTGAAGAAGCGTTTGGTATATCTTACGTTGGAAGACCAAATGCCCATTTGGGGTCTGGAAGGTGTATATCGCAATGGTGAGCCTGTGGGCATCCTGCGTCGTGCCGAGTATGCTTATACGCTGGGCAAGTCTCTGGGCCAGGCTTACATCACGCGCTCCGATGGTCAAGCTGTTGACGCGGCTTATCTCAAGGCGGGCGACTATGAGGTGGATATTCTAGGCAAGCGCTACAAGGCGAAGTGTCATCTGCGCAGTCCATTCGATCCCAAGGGTTTGCGTGTGCTGGGCAACTACGAAGCAAgtgagtaa